The Terriglobus roseus region CCAGATGAATGCGAGCCGTTCGGTACACCGTCCCAAACTCAGAAGCCGGAATGAACGTCTTCTCATCCTCTGACATTCGACCAACCGCATGCCGGATGATCGATACAAAGTATTTTGAATACGCGCCAAACGATACGAACTTCTTCAGAATGGCCACAGGATCCGGCGGTCGGGGAACGCTGATCTCAGGATCGCGGCCGACGATAATCGTGTCGCTGTGATGGCGCGTATGGCTCCAGCGCCACACAGTCGCTTCTCGCAGCACCATGAACGACGACACTTGGTACAGCACATTGTTCATCCAGTCGGTACGAAATGCTGTGCCATGTCCGGACTCATGCCAACGCGAATCGGAAGACCCTGCATAAAGCGCGGCGTATGCCAGATATGGAAGGATTGCCCACCATGTACCCCACAAGCGATACGTGAGATATGCCAAGCCTCCAATCATTCCGAACCACAACAACGAATCTCGTAGCGCCGGCCCATCCCGTCGCTCTAGTAGAGCGCGAAGCTCGTCACGCGGAACTGGGCTCTGATACCAGTCAGCTTCCGCGAGGCCTCTTTCAATAGCCAGCTTTGCGTTCACACCGGTCAGACTGTAATCCAAGTGTGGCTTCGGCGATGACACCATCGTGCTCATGCCATCTCTCGTTTCTGCGCAGCATCCCATGCTTCACGCGCGAGGCGGACAAGCTCGTTGGTCTGGCCGCTGCGAGAAAATGTTTCAGCACAATCCTCATCAAGATATGCGTATGGAGGCGGTCCCAACTCCGGCTCAAATATCAGCACAGCATCCTGCGGAGCATCGCTTAACCACGCGGCCATCGCTTGTTGCCATATGCTCTTTGTGAAGCCCACCGCATCGACATGTGCAGTCGAAACCTGTATCTGCTGCCCATTCGAGATGCGCCCATGGATCAACTTAGTAGCCTGCAAAAGCGGAGCCAGTGCAGCATAAAATTCTGTTGCGTTGCCGCCTAGCGTCTCACCCGCAACCAGGTAGTGAGAAACATCCAATGCAATTCGGACGTGCGGACGTTGTTGCATGAGCATGCGTGTGCGATGTAAGTCCTGCGTAAGCCGTCCACGATGTGTCTCCAACACCAGGGGGAGATTGAATCGCTCCGACAAGGCATAGGCTTCATCCACCATCCGTAACGCATCTTCATCTTTAAGATAGGCATGACCAAGATGGAGATTCATCGCAACTGCGCCAAGTTCGACGGCGCGCTGGAAAAATACCGTTGCCTCTTGCACCGTGGAGGCCCATCCTTGCGCGATCAAAGTAAGCGGCATGCGTTTCAGGATGGAACGGAGCGGCGCCATGCGCTCGTCTCGCAAGCCGGCTTCCAAATACTCAAACCCGGATGCACAGGCTCGTTCAAGCGATTCTTCAATGGACTGCTCTCGCTCCTGCAGTGCCCAGTAGGACTGCGCGAAGGCTAAACGAGGAGAGGCCTGGTTCGCATTGCGGAAAAGATATCGCTGATGTGCCACGACATTAGCCTAGTATTCAAGGCTGATTGAGAAAACCAGATAATCTCTATCTTTCGCATTGGGAAAATCAATAAGCGTTTAACTGCCAGATTCAGCGCAAAATCGCTGTATCCGCTGCGCCAAACGTCGTGTAGCAGGCGGCTGTGCTTCCCATTGCAGACAGGCGAGCAGTAACTCCCGATGCATCGGGAATCCGCGCACCTTCTTCGCACAGAGCCCTTTTCCCGCAGCACCGGCAACACAACAATCCGGCAACAACGCAACTCCCATGCCAGCGAGCACAACGCTCTTCACAGCTTCCATGTTCTCCATCTCCATGGCAATCCGCGGCTTAATCTGCATCTGGTCCAGATAGTGTTGTTGCACGGTTCTCATCGCTGTTCCGGGTAGATGTGAAATGAACGGCAAACCGTCAAGATCGCGAGGCGCAAGTATCTGCTTCGTGCTGAGTGGATGAGTCTCCGGCAGGACCACAACAAGATTTTCCTGAAGCAGTGGAACCGTCTGAACCTGAGACAGAGCTGCCGAAGGACTCATCACAACAGCAAGATCAAGCGTCTGGTCCAAAAGTCCCCGAAGCAACACTTCTGTTGTGGCAGTGCTTACCTGAATTTCAATCTGCGAGTACTTTTCACGATAGTCACGCAACACATTCGGCAACACATACACCAGTGTCGTTGCGCCAACACCAAATCGAATGGTTCCTCGCTGCGTCGTGGAATATTCGCGGACAGCGAGTTCCGCATTCTTCATCTCTGAGAGGATCCGCTCCGCATACGCAAGCAGTACCTTCCCAGCAGGCGACAGCGAGACGCGACGTGTGCCACGGATAAACAATACGCAGCCGAGCTCCGCCTCCAACTGCTTAATGTGAAGCGAGATGGTCGACTGCGAAAGAAGCAGCGAGCGACCTGCCTCAGTAAACGAACCAGAGGCGGCTACCGCCTGAAAGACACGCAGATGATGAAAATCGGTCACGCCGGATACTCTACCGCTTTTTTCACCGTCAGAATATGGAAGACAAGCAATGCGACCGCATACGCCATACCAGCTACTAAAAAGACGACTGTGTAATCGCCATGCGATGCCTGCAGCATCCATCCAGTGAACTTCTGAAACACTACGCCGCCAAACGCACCTGCCGCGCCTGCAATCCCAACCGAAGATGACAGCGTTGCCGCGGGAAAGCAATCTGCATTCGCGGCAAACAGGTTCGCCGCCCAAGCCTGATGGGCCGCCGTAAGCACACTGAACAATGCCACGATCTCAGTAAGTGTTTGCAGTCTGGTTGCCAACATCAATAGCAAGGCACAAGCTGCGCACACTGCCAGAATGGCTTTTCGCGCAGACAACACATCCCAACCTCGACGGATCAGGTAGCCTGCACTCCATCCCCCCACAAGGGCACCCAGAGACGACACACAATAAATGACCGCCAACGGTACACCAATCTCTGCTACAGAAAGCTGAAACCTTTGTTGAAGAAACTTCGGCAACCAGAAAAGGTAAAGCCACCACACCGGATCCGTCATGGCCTTCACCAAAATGAACGCCCACATCACACGGAGCTTCAACAAATCGCTCCAGCGCGCACTTGTGGACGCCTCTACAATCGCTACCGACCGTGAAGTTCCCCCGCCGCCCAGCCGTAACAAGCGTTGATATGGAAACGCCAACCACAACAACAACCACACAAACCCAAGCGCACCAACACCCCAAAATGCATAGCGCCAGGAGTGATATCGGTACAGGATGAAAGCAATGAAACCAGGCGCAGCAAGTGCTGCCAGGTTCGAACCAGAATTGAAGATACCTGTCGCAAGCGCGCGTTCTTCCGGCTCAAACCATTCTGAAATGGCACGGATAGCTGCAGGAAAATTTCCACTCTCTGCAAATCCCAGACAGAGTCTTGCAAAGAAAAACCCTATGACACTGCCTGCTACGGAGTGCGAGATCGCAGCCAGTGTCCACAAAAACACAAAGATCGCATAGCCAGCCTTTGTGCCGATCCAGTCCACGATTCGTCCGGCAACAATGTAGCCAATGCCATACGCCAGCGTGAATGCCAACACAATGTTGCCGTAGCTCTCTTCACTCCACTTAAATTCAAGATCAAGCGTATGCGCCAGAATGCCAAGCGCAGAGCGATCCATGTAATTGATGCCCGTGGCCAGAAACAACAGGCCCACAACCAGCCATCGATAACGATTCTTCACAGACTCTTCGGGAGACGCACTCTCCATCAAAACGTATTCTCCCTATCCTGCAGCCATCCGCAATTGTTTCAGCCTTCGCGATATCCCAATTCGGCAATCAACTTCCTCATATAAGCAAAGCTCTTCAGCGTATCCGGCATGGGGTCGTTCTCGTGGTTCTCCAGCTCAAGGTCAACATAGTAGGGGTACTCGATCTCTGCCAGCGCTCGGAATATCTGCCGCGTAGGCATCACACCGTCGCCCATCGCAACGGCCTCTGCCTTCTCGTCTGCCGACGTTAGGTCACGCACATGCAGGTCAAACAACCGCTTCCCCGCCATTCGTATCGCAGCAACTGGATCCACGCCAATGCGCAGCGTATGTCCCACGTCTATGCAATATCCAATGCGATGATCCAGCGGCTCAATTGCCTTCTGCACATCAAAAGGAGATGGCCACTCGATATCGTGCGGACCGTGATTATGCAGCCCCATGCGGATGTCATACTCCTTTACAAACCGCTCTACCCGCGGCAACACAGCATGTGTCGGAGCTCCTACGAAACTCTTCACGCCAGCGGCCCTCAGATACTCAAACTTGGGCCGAACATCCTCATCGGTATCCACGCGAAAGTAAATCGCACCCGCGTCCGTCAGCTGTATCCCTGCCTCACGATAGTGCGCTGCAAGCCGCGGTACATCTGCTAACGGAGTCATGGGCAGGTGTATGTCCTTGACGTTCAGGTACGGACACTTCAGCTGATGCATGAACTGAATCACCTGGTCTGGTCCAAACTTACGAAAGCCGTAACTGCAAACTCCAAGGCGAATCACAGGCTTACCAGTTGCTGCTGCCATCCGGCCATATGTAAGACTTCCTGCCGCAAGTGCGCCCATCTTCAAGACATCACGACGAGTCATACCGGTATCGTTAGACATGCGCCCACTCCCCGCGTGCAATAGGTGCGGCCAACAGGCTGTTGGCGCGGTTACTATTTACGAACAATTCTGTCTCAGGATTCCAATGCAGCTTCTCACCGGTCTGACAAGCAATCAGTCCGATCTGCGAAATGCTGATATCGCGATGTCCCGTCTCAATCGGAATCATTGTCGGACGGTGCTCGCGTATCGCAGCAATGAAATCATTCTTATCCCATAGATTCTGCGAGAAATTCTCCTCGCCCTTCTCTGGTTCCAGCGTTACGAGTTCTGGCTTGCTGCTTGTCATCACGCCAGGATAGTTTTCTATCTTCAACCATGCCTCGCTGCCGTGATAGGTAATGGACGGGATGCTTGTGGGAGTCTGTTCGCAAGTCATTTCAAGGTCATTGGCATACCGGTAGGTCACCTTAAAATTAATCATGGTATCCCACAAGGCATTCGGAAATTCGCCGTGCCCTTCAACCTCAACTGGGCCAGAATCCTCTGACCGATTAGCCCACTGCACCATGTCAAAATAATGCGCGCCCCAGTTGCTGATCATCCCTTGCGCATAGGTATTGAGACGCATCCAGTTGGGCCGCATCTTCGTCTGTTGACGATCATGCACACGCTTCTCGGTGTATGGCACCACAGGCGCAGGGCCAAGCCACATCTGGTAATCCAATTCAGACGGCACAGGCATATCCGGAGCATCCACAACTGGAGTCGGATCAGACGGGAAAGTAATCTCTATCCTTTGCAGCTTGCCAATATGTCCATTGCGGATTAGTTCCACCGCATGGTTCTGCTTCCGTACACTACGAAACTCACTATCTGTACGAGCAACCACTCCCGATGCCTTCACGACATCGGCAAGTGCGCGCCCTTGCTGCACACTTAGGCTCAAAGGCTTTTCCAGAGCGAAGTTCTTCTTCGCCTTAGCAGCCATTGTGCCCATGGTCGTATGCCAATGGTCCGGCACTGAAATCATCAAGGCATCCACATCCTTGTGATGAATCACATCGCGAAAATCCGCCGTTTGCGTGCAGCCGTTATAGCTGCTCTTACCATCGCGCTTTGCATAAAACTCATTCACAAACTTCTGTGCTTCTGCCATACGCCAGCGGTCTGTATCGCATACCGTCACCACCTGCACGCCCGGCACAGCGAGCATCTGTGGCAGGTTAGAACCAAATGCCTGCCGTCCTGTACCAATAAAGCCTACGTTGATGCGGCCACT contains the following coding sequences:
- a CDS encoding Gfo/Idh/MocA family protein; this translates as MDRRTFLMHSAAYAASAAIVPSRVLGAQGPSGRINVGFIGTGRQAFGSNLPQMLAVPGVQVVTVCDTDRWRMAEAQKFVNEFYAKRDGKSSYNGCTQTADFRDVIHHKDVDALMISVPDHWHTTMGTMAAKAKKNFALEKPLSLSVQQGRALADVVKASGVVARTDSEFRSVRKQNHAVELIRNGHIGKLQRIEITFPSDPTPVVDAPDMPVPSELDYQMWLGPAPVVPYTEKRVHDRQQTKMRPNWMRLNTYAQGMISNWGAHYFDMVQWANRSEDSGPVEVEGHGEFPNALWDTMINFKVTYRYANDLEMTCEQTPTSIPSITYHGSEAWLKIENYPGVMTSSKPELVTLEPEKGEENFSQNLWDKNDFIAAIREHRPTMIPIETGHRDISISQIGLIACQTGEKLHWNPETELFVNSNRANSLLAAPIARGEWAHV
- a CDS encoding MFS transporter, encoding MKNRYRWLVVGLLFLATGINYMDRSALGILAHTLDLEFKWSEESYGNIVLAFTLAYGIGYIVAGRIVDWIGTKAGYAIFVFLWTLAAISHSVAGSVIGFFFARLCLGFAESGNFPAAIRAISEWFEPEERALATGIFNSGSNLAALAAPGFIAFILYRYHSWRYAFWGVGALGFVWLLLWLAFPYQRLLRLGGGGTSRSVAIVEASTSARWSDLLKLRVMWAFILVKAMTDPVWWLYLFWLPKFLQQRFQLSVAEIGVPLAVIYCVSSLGALVGGWSAGYLIRRGWDVLSARKAILAVCAACALLLMLATRLQTLTEIVALFSVLTAAHQAWAANLFAANADCFPAATLSSSVGIAGAAGAFGGVVFQKFTGWMLQASHGDYTVVFLVAGMAYAVALLVFHILTVKKAVEYPA
- a CDS encoding sugar phosphate isomerase/epimerase family protein; translated protein: MSNDTGMTRRDVLKMGALAAGSLTYGRMAAATGKPVIRLGVCSYGFRKFGPDQVIQFMHQLKCPYLNVKDIHLPMTPLADVPRLAAHYREAGIQLTDAGAIYFRVDTDEDVRPKFEYLRAAGVKSFVGAPTHAVLPRVERFVKEYDIRMGLHNHGPHDIEWPSPFDVQKAIEPLDHRIGYCIDVGHTLRIGVDPVAAIRMAGKRLFDLHVRDLTSADEKAEAVAMGDGVMPTRQIFRALAEIEYPYYVDLELENHENDPMPDTLKSFAYMRKLIAELGYREG
- a CDS encoding sugar phosphate isomerase/epimerase family protein; the encoded protein is MAHQRYLFRNANQASPRLAFAQSYWALQEREQSIEESLERACASGFEYLEAGLRDERMAPLRSILKRMPLTLIAQGWASTVQEATVFFQRAVELGAVAMNLHLGHAYLKDEDALRMVDEAYALSERFNLPLVLETHRGRLTQDLHRTRMLMQQRPHVRIALDVSHYLVAGETLGGNATEFYAALAPLLQATKLIHGRISNGQQIQVSTAHVDAVGFTKSIWQQAMAAWLSDAPQDAVLIFEPELGPPPYAYLDEDCAETFSRSGQTNELVRLAREAWDAAQKREMA
- a CDS encoding LysR family transcriptional regulator, translated to MTDFHHLRVFQAVAASGSFTEAGRSLLLSQSTISLHIKQLEAELGCVLFIRGTRRVSLSPAGKVLLAYAERILSEMKNAELAVREYSTTQRGTIRFGVGATTLVYVLPNVLRDYREKYSQIEIQVSTATTEVLLRGLLDQTLDLAVVMSPSAALSQVQTVPLLQENLVVVLPETHPLSTKQILAPRDLDGLPFISHLPGTAMRTVQQHYLDQMQIKPRIAMEMENMEAVKSVVLAGMGVALLPDCCVAGAAGKGLCAKKVRGFPMHRELLLACLQWEAQPPATRRLAQRIQRFCAESGS